One Anastrepha obliqua isolate idAnaObli1 chromosome 6, idAnaObli1_1.0, whole genome shotgun sequence DNA window includes the following coding sequences:
- the LOC129249842 gene encoding probable fatty acid-binding protein, producing MAVWEGKKYKLEKSENFDEYMKELGVDMILRKMGNSVSPTVELKKDGDNYSFTTTSTFKTTTVNFKLGEEFDEEPLDGRKVKSVFTLDGNKLVQEQKGDKPSTIIREFTDSELVTTLTLNDVKSVRVYKAV from the coding sequence ATGGCTgtctgggaaggaaagaaatacaaattagaAAAGAGTGAAAACTTCGACGAATACATGAAGGAATTGGGTGTCGATATGATTCTACGCAAAATGGGTAACAGTGTCAGCCCCACCGTTGAACTGAAGAAGGATGGTGATAATTACTCTTTCACCACTACCTCAACCTTCAAGACAACTACGGTCAACTTCAAGCTGGGCGAGGAATTCGATGAAGAGCCACTTGATGGTCGCAAAGTGAAGAGCGTCTTCACTCTGGATGGCAacaaattggtgcaagaacAGAAGGGTGACAAACCATCGACCATTATTCGTGAATTCACTGACTCCGAGCTAGTGACTACTCTCACCCTCAACGACGTGAAGTCCGTCAGAGTCTACAAGGCTGTATAA
- the LOC129250218 gene encoding probable fatty acid-binding protein: MAVWEGKKYKLEKSENFDEYMKELGVDMVLCKMGNSVSPTVELKKDGDNYSFTTTSTFKTTTVNFKLGEEFDEETLDGRKVKSVFTLDGNKLVQEQKGDKPSTIISDYSHPQRREVRQSLQGCINAQCATCEVQNNSNKKLK; encoded by the coding sequence ATGGCtgtttgggaaggaaagaaatacaaattagaAAAGAGTGAAAACTTCGACGAATACATGAAGGAATTGGGTGTCGATATGGTTCTATGCAAAATGGGTAACAGTGTCAGCCCCACCGTTGAACTGAAGAAGGATGGTGATAATTACTCTTTCACCACTACCTCAACCTTCAAGACAACTACGGTCAACTTCAAGCTGGGCGAGGAATTCGATGAAGAGACACTTGATGGTCGCAAAGTGAAGAGCGTCTTCACTCTGGATGGCAacaaattggtgcaagaacAGAAGGGTGACAAACCATCGACCATTATTAGTGACTACTCTCACCCTCAACGACGTGAAGTCCGTCAGAGTCTACAAGGCTGTATAAATGCGCAGTGCGCTACATGCGAAGTTCAaaacaacagtaacaaaaagctaaagtaa